The Phragmitibacter flavus genome has a segment encoding these proteins:
- a CDS encoding type I phosphomannose isomerase catalytic subunit, whose amino-acid sequence MLSIDWSVLRFVPVYQERVWGGRRLETLYGRQLPKEGTPYGESWEICDRVEAQSEVAEGPLQGWSLHDLWMRSRVEVFGEKFANHKAERFPLLLKILDASEDLSIQVHPNDGNAELVSGEAKSEAWFVAKADSGSKLYAGLAEGVTREGFEKAMGDGSLAAQVQVHEAVDGGCVAIAGGVMHAIGAGLVIFEIQQNSDTTYRGFDWNRVGLDGKPRELHQEAAMKVTDFEGGPVKWQRQVGSRILDWEYFKLDRFSVSKFEERRAPGFGEFVIGAVVSGEISFDETTLRAGDFFLVPALARGEARRLRGESASAEILWVSL is encoded by the coding sequence GGAGAGGGTTTGGGGTGGTCGGCGTTTGGAAACGTTGTATGGACGTCAGTTGCCGAAGGAAGGCACGCCGTATGGGGAGAGTTGGGAGATTTGTGATCGGGTCGAGGCGCAGAGTGAAGTGGCGGAAGGGCCGTTGCAGGGGTGGAGTTTGCACGATTTGTGGATGAGGTCGCGCGTGGAGGTTTTTGGGGAGAAGTTTGCGAATCACAAGGCGGAGCGGTTTCCGCTGTTGTTGAAAATTTTAGATGCTTCGGAGGATCTGTCGATTCAGGTGCACCCGAATGACGGCAATGCGGAGCTGGTGAGTGGTGAGGCGAAGAGCGAAGCGTGGTTTGTGGCGAAGGCGGACTCGGGGTCGAAATTGTATGCAGGATTGGCGGAAGGGGTGACTCGCGAAGGGTTTGAGAAGGCGATGGGCGACGGATCGCTGGCTGCGCAGGTGCAGGTGCACGAGGCTGTGGATGGTGGTTGTGTGGCGATCGCCGGTGGCGTGATGCATGCGATTGGGGCGGGGTTGGTAATTTTTGAGATTCAGCAGAACAGCGACACGACGTATCGGGGGTTCGACTGGAACCGGGTGGGGTTGGATGGGAAACCGCGCGAGCTGCATCAGGAGGCGGCCATGAAGGTGACCGATTTTGAGGGGGGGCCGGTGAAGTGGCAGCGTCAGGTGGGGTCGCGGATTTTGGACTGGGAGTATTTTAAGCTGGACCGGTTTTCGGTGAGCAAGTTTGAGGAGCGCCGGGCACCGGGGTTTGGGGAGTTTGTGATCGGAGCGGTGGTGTCGGGCGAGATCTCATTTGATGAAACGACGCTGCGAGCGGGAGATTTTTTCCTGGTGCCAGCCCTGGCGCGGGGAGAAGCGAGGCGGTTGCGCGGGGAGTCGGCTTCGGCGGAGATCCTGTGGGTAAGTCTTTGA